The Mycolicibacterium monacense genome contains the following window.
ACCGCCTCGCCCGATCGGCGAGACACAAAGGCGTGGAATTCATCCCCCTGGCCCAGGTGCACAGCCTCATCCAGGATGACGACGGCCGCATCGCCGGTGTCCGCTACCGCGCGTTGGATCCGGCGCACCCGAACGCGCGCAAGCACAAGGTGCTGACCAAGCTCACCGGGAAGGCGGGCACCTGGATGCCCGGACTGGTCGAGGGCCTCGTCGCGCGCGCGGAGGAGATGCGCACCGGTGCTTCCGTGGACGCGGAGGCCCGCGCACCCGCGGTGATCCTCGCGGCGGGAGGCTTCGTCCACAACCGAGAGTGGATGCAGGCCCACGCACCGCAGTTCATGAAGGTGTCCCCGCTGGGAACCGTCGGCGACGACGGCACCGGCATAGCGCTGGGGCTCGCCGCCGGCGGGGTGACCGGCAAGATGGACAATGTGACGGCCTGGCGATTCCTCTCGCCGCCGAGCGCGTTCCTCGAGGGGCTCACCGTCGGGGCGGATGGACGGCGCATCGCCAACGAGGACCTCTACGGCGCCACCCACGGCAACGTGCTGATGCGTGACTTCGGTGGCACCGGATGGGCGATCTACGACGCGCAAACGTGGCGGAAGGTGAAAAGCCAGATCCGCACCCAGACCCAGATCTTCCAACGCCTGCAGCTGATCTACCTGTTCACGATCGGCCACAAGAAGGCCGCCTCGATCGAGGACCTCGCCGCCGAGAACGGGATCGACGCCGAAGGCCTGCGACGCACGGTCGACGAGTACCACCGCGGCCTCGCCAATGGTGCCGGGGATCCCGCACACAAGGACCCCGAACTCTGTCCGCCGCTGCTCACCCCGCCGTTCTACTCGATCGACATCTCGGCCGACTCCTCGATGTTCTTCCCGATTCCCGGCCTGACCCTCGGCGGCCTGCTGGTCGACGAGAGCACCGGCGAAATACTGGGTGTCGATGGGGAATCGGTGCCGGGTCTGTACGCCGCCGGACGCAACGCGGTGGGCGTGTGCTCCAACAGCTACGTCAGCGGGCTGTCCCTCGCCGACTGCATCTTCAGCGGTCGGCGCGCGGGCGCGCACGCCGCGGACGGATTGGGACAGCCACGGTGACCGTGCCCGGACTCGATCCCGACGCCGCCGCGCGTGTCGCCTCGTTCGGCGCCATCCCACCGATGCGCGAGCGTGGGCTGGACGCGGTGCGGCGCGCCGTGGAGGCGACGCCCCACCCCGATGACACGCCCGAGATGGCGGACGTCGATGACCTGTCGATTCCCGGCCCGGCGCAACCGATTCCGGTGCGGATCTATCGGCCGACCGACGACGACTCGGCACCGGTGCTGGTCTACTTCCACGGCGGCGGCATGGTCATGGGGTCGAACCGCTCGTTCGAACCGCTCGCCCGGGCTCTGGCGGCACACAGCGGTGCGACGGTGGTCTCCGTCGAGTACCGACTGGCCCCCGAGGCACCGGCGCCCGCCCAATTCGACGACGCCTACGCCGCCACCGTCTGGGTGGCCGGCAATGCCGAGGTGATTCGAGTGGACGCTTCCCGGCTCGCCGTCGTAGGTGACAGTGCCGGCGGATCGCTGGCAGCGGCGGTCGCGCTGGCGGCCCGCGACCGTGGCGGCCCGTCGATCCTCTGCCAGGTCCTGCTGTACCCGGGCCTGGACCGGGACATGACCTGCGAGTCGATCCAGCTGCTGGCCGACGCGCCGATGCTGACCCGCGCCGACATCGACTACATGCACGAACTGGCCGACCAGGGCGCCGCCGTTCCCCCGGATCAGTACCGATTCCCGGCGCTGGCAACAGATCTCACCGGTCTGCCACCGGCGATCGTTGTGACGGCCGGATGCGACCCGATCCGCGACTGGGGTGAGCGGTACGCAACCCGGTTACGCGACGCCGGCGTGCAGACCACCCAGACGCGCTATCCCGGCGCGTATCACGGATTCCTGATGCGCTCGGACGCCACCGCCAGGGGTCGGCTGGCCATCGCAGAGACCGGCGCGCTGCTGCGGGCCAAGTTCGCCTATCCGGTTCCAGTCTCCCGATGACCGGAAAGCGGCCGTCGGGGACACCACGGACGGACGCAGAATCTAGACAACCCAGTGCGCCGTGCGCGCCGAT
Protein-coding sequences here:
- a CDS encoding alpha/beta hydrolase, which produces MTVPGLDPDAAARVASFGAIPPMRERGLDAVRRAVEATPHPDDTPEMADVDDLSIPGPAQPIPVRIYRPTDDDSAPVLVYFHGGGMVMGSNRSFEPLARALAAHSGATVVSVEYRLAPEAPAPAQFDDAYAATVWVAGNAEVIRVDASRLAVVGDSAGGSLAAAVALAARDRGGPSILCQVLLYPGLDRDMTCESIQLLADAPMLTRADIDYMHELADQGAAVPPDQYRFPALATDLTGLPPAIVVTAGCDPIRDWGERYATRLRDAGVQTTQTRYPGAYHGFLMRSDATARGRLAIAETGALLRAKFAYPVPVSR
- a CDS encoding FAD-binding protein, whose amino-acid sequence is MNFGAMNYDVIVVGFGAAGAAAAIEAADRGARVLVLDRGYGGGATALSGGIVYAGGGTAEQHAGGYHDSVEDMRAYLESEVGDSVSGETLDRFCRQSPAMIEWLKAQGVEFRGGEVPTYKTSYPTDDFYLYYSGNEKAYPYAGRARPVPRGHRVLARGMSSGKVLFDRLARSARHKGVEFIPLAQVHSLIQDDDGRIAGVRYRALDPAHPNARKHKVLTKLTGKAGTWMPGLVEGLVARAEEMRTGASVDAEARAPAVILAAGGFVHNREWMQAHAPQFMKVSPLGTVGDDGTGIALGLAAGGVTGKMDNVTAWRFLSPPSAFLEGLTVGADGRRIANEDLYGATHGNVLMRDFGGTGWAIYDAQTWRKVKSQIRTQTQIFQRLQLIYLFTIGHKKAASIEDLAAENGIDAEGLRRTVDEYHRGLANGAGDPAHKDPELCPPLLTPPFYSIDISADSSMFFPIPGLTLGGLLVDESTGEILGVDGESVPGLYAAGRNAVGVCSNSYVSGLSLADCIFSGRRAGAHAADGLGQPR